From Amphiprion ocellaris isolate individual 3 ecotype Okinawa chromosome 2, ASM2253959v1, whole genome shotgun sequence, a single genomic window includes:
- the LOC111564531 gene encoding uncharacterized protein LOC111564531: MFRTYSLDGGSSDSDGTAAAPASSSPFRSALRTSTFTRGTQTPRVNLFGGGSSNSDGSTAAPASSVPYRHVLRPRILRSTQISSVNLFGGGSSDSDGTAAAPASRVPCQIILREKPLRSTQTPRVNLFGGGSSNSDGSTAAPASSVPYRHVLRPRILRSTQISSVNLFGGGSSDSDGTAAAPASRVPCQIILREKPLRSTQTPRVNLFGGGNSDSYGTAAAPASNLLFQPVLRPKILRSTQNSSVNLFGEDSIGSDDKAAAPASSLPFRSGLRAKAPMRSTQNRSFNLVAGAMPRATEELRIVLVGKTGSGKSASGNTILGCESFKSMMSPTSITDECSKARATVDGQDVVVIDTPGLFDTSQWVNTTCRHISQCIYYASPGPHVFLIVIGLGRFTEEEMKTVQLIHELFGQAADRYSMVLFTRGDDLKGTTIEEFIGKSLDLQELVARCHGQYHVFNNNLKTGPQVSELLQKIRNIVRNNRGSHYTSKMFQEAERAIEEEKQRILKEKEAEMRIEKEQLRNEMQAVYEEQLRNLNEYHKAERMEDRRVREQEKQAMQTRLNKLTWERDRFINAKVEMEMEMHRERQNMELVVARERQDREQMQEQMQNMFYSLSMQNNQNMMAMQQQQQEIERQLRLRDDAARTERSQWEADRAELKAQYERELKAKEKALEKKYERDARLEVENGSRAMGSVLNVVTEFHRNPLKFIFKSLFGSATCTEEHQNTFTLSTLRIETCRFSLTMASKHPVNVLVFDILKVNGTSSFSCFQTAAMPRATEELRIVLVGKTGSGKSASGNTILGCESFKSMLSPTSITDECSKARVTVDGQDVVVIDTPGLFDTRHDVNTCRHISQCISYASPGPHVFLIVIGLGRFTEEEVKTVQQIHELFGQAADRYSMVLFTRGDDLRGRTIEEFIGRSPELQDLVARCHGQYHVFNNNLKTGPQVTELLQKIRNIVRNNGGSHYTSEMFQEAERLINEEKQRILKEKEAEMRIEKEQLRNEMQAVYEEQLRNLKEYFEAERMEDRKVRVQEKQAMQCRLTELTREGERFINAKVKMEMEKFREKQNMELVVVRERQDREKMQVQMQNMFMALSMQNKQNMMAMQNQQQQHWEIERKRMEQQHRDDVARRKMELHRARREAENAEILKAQYEGELKANKETLEEMLEREAREKVELEAKFQQKLEAKEKALEVMHERQARRKAEDRNPVMAILDNVAELYKNVGEVFEHIFS, encoded by the exons ATGTTCAGGACATATTCGCTCGACG gaggcagcagtgaCTCAGATGgtacagcagcagcaccagcatcAAGTTCGCCGTTTCGATCCGCTCTGCGTACCAGCACATTCACGAGAGGCACACAGACCCCCCGTGTTAACCTGTTTGGAG gaggcagcagtaaCTCAGATGGTTCAACAGCTGCACCAGCTTCAAGTGTGCCGTATCGACATGTTCTGCGTCCCAGAATCTTGAGGAGCACACAGATCTCCTCAGTTAACCTGTTTGGAG gaggcagcagtgaCTCAGATGgtacagcagcagcaccagcttCAAGAGTGCCATGTCAAATCATTCTGCGTGAAAAACCTTTGAGGAGCACGCAGACCCCCCGTGTTAACCTGTTTGGAG gaggcagcagtaaCTCAGATGGTTCAACAGCTGCACCAGCTTCAAGTGTGCCGTATCGACATGTTCTGCGTCCCAGAATCTTGAGGAGCACACAGATCTCCTCAGTTAACCTGTTTGGAG gaggcagcagtgaCTCAGATGgtacagcagcagcaccagcttCAAGAGTGCCATGTCAAATCATTCTGCGTGAAAAACCTTTGAGGAGCACGCAGACCCCCCGTGTTAACCTGTTTGGAG GAGGCAACAGTGACTCATATGGTACAGCAGCAGCGCCAGCTTCAAATTTGCTGTTTCAACCTGTTCTGCGTCCCAAAATCTTGAGGAGCACACAGAACTCCTCAGTTAACCTGTTTGGAG AAGACAGCATTGGCTCAGATGATAAAGCAGCAGCACCAGCTTCAAGTTTGCCATTTCGATCTGGTCTGCGTGCAAAAGCACCCATGAGGAGCACACAGAACCGTTCATTCAACCTGGTCGCAG GAGCGATGCCACGAGCCACTGAGGAACTGAGGATTGTGCTGGTGGGGAAGACTGGATCTGGGAAGAGCGCCTCAGGAAACACCATTCTTGGCTGTGAGTCCTTTAAATCAATGATGAGCCCCACGTCCATTACTGACGAGTGCTCCAAGGCCAGAGCAACGGTGGATGGACAAGACGTGGTGGTTATCGACACCCCGGGTCTGTTTGACACCAGCCAATGGGTGAACACCACATGTAGACACATCAGCCAGTGCATCTATTACGCTTCTCCAGGACCCCACGTCTTCCTGATCGTCATCGGATTGGGCAGGTTCACGGAGGAAGAGATGAAGACAGTGCAGCTGATTCATGAGCTGTTTGGTCAGGCTGCAGACAGGTACAGCATGGTCCTGTTCACTCGAGGCGACGACCTCAAAGGAACCACTATCGAGGAGTTCATTGGAAAGTCCCTGGATCTGCAGGAACTTGTGGCCAGATGCCACGGCCAGTACCATGTCTTTAATAATAACCTGAAGACTGGCCCTCAGGTCAGCGAGCTGCTTCAGAAGATCAGAAATATTGTGAGGAACAATAGAGGAAGCCACTACACCAGCAAGATGTTCCAGGAAGCAGAAAGAGCAATTGAAGAGGAGAAGCAGCGCATCCTGAAAGAGAAGGAGGCAGAAATGCGCATTGAAAAGGAGCAACTGAGGAATGAAATGCAAGCAGTGTACGAAGAACAGCTGAGGAATCTTAATGAATATCACAAGGCTGAAaggatggaggacagaagaGTCCGAGAACAGGAAAAACAGGCAATGCAGACCAGGTTGAATAAACTGACATGGGAGCGTGACAGGTTTATCAATGCAAAGGTGGAGATGGAAATGGAGATGCACAGGGAGAGGCAAAATATGGAGCTGGTGGTGGCGAGGGAGCGTCAGGACAGGGAGCAGATGCAGGAGCAGATGCAGAATATGTTTTATTCCTTAAGCATGCAGAACAATCAGAACATGATGgcaatgcagcagcagcaacaggagATAGAAAGGCAGCTGAGGCTTAGAGATGATGCAGCAAGGACAGAAAGAAGTCAGTGGGAAGCAGATAGAGCTGAATTAAAGGCACAGTATGAAAGAGAGCTGAAAGCCAAGGAGAAAGCTTTGGAGAAGAAGTATGAAAGAGATGCCAGATTAGAAGTTGAAAATGGAAGTCGAGCGATGGGTAGCGTCCTCAATGTAGTCACAGAATTTCATAGAAATCCACTGAAGTTCATTTTTAAGTCCTTATTTG GAAGCGCCACCTGCACCGAGGAGCACCAGAATACCTTCACTTTATCCACACTGAGGATTGAAACCTGTCGCTTCAGCCTGACGATGGCCAGCAAACATCCCGTCAATG tgttagtCTTTGACATTTTGAAGGTAAACGGTACTTCGtcattttcctgcttccaaaCAGCAGCGATGCCACGAGCCACTGAGGAACTGAGGATTGTGCTGGTAGGGAAGACTGGATCTGGGAAGAGCGCCTCAGGAAACACCATTCTTGGCTGTGAGTCCTTTAAATCAATGCTGAGCCCCACGTCCATTACTGACGAGTGCTCCAAGGCCAGAGTGACGGTGGATGGACAAGACGTGGTGGTTATCGACACCCCGGGTCTGTTTGACACCAGGCATGATGTGAACACATGTAGACACATCAGCCAGTGCATCTCTTACGCTTCTCCAGGACCCCACGTCTTCCTGATCGTCATCGGATTGGGCAGGTTCACGGAGGAAGAGGTGAAGACAGTGCAGCAGATTCATGAGCTGTTTGGTCAGGCTGCAGACAGGTACAGCATGGTCCTGTTCACTCGAGGCGATGATCTCAGAGGCAGAACTATCGAGGAGTTCATCGGGAGGTCCCCAGAACTGCAGGATCTCGTGGCCAGATGCCACGGCCAGTACCATGTCTTTAATAATAACCTGAAGACTGGCCCTCAGGTCACTGAGCTGCTTCAGAAGATCAGAAATATAGTGAGGAACAACGGAGGAAGCCACTACACCAGCGAGATGTTCCAGGAAGCAGAAAGATTAATCAATGAGGAGAAACAGCGCATCCTGAAAGAGAAGGAGGCAGAAATGCGCATTGAAAAGGAGCAACTGAGGAATGAAATGCAAGCAGTGTACGAAGAACAGCTGAGGAATCTTAAGGAGTATTTTGAGGCTGAAAGGATGGAGGACAGGAAGGTCCGAGTACAGGAAAAACAGGCAATGCAGTGCAGGTTGACTGAACTAACAAGGGAGGGTGAGAGGTTTATCAATGCAAAGGTgaagatggagatggagaagtTTAGGGAGAAGCAAAATATGGAGCTGGTGGTGGTGAGAGAGCGTCAGGACAGGGAGAAGATGCAGGTGCAGATGCAGAATATGTTTATGGCGTTAAGCATGCAGAATAAGCAGAACATGATGGCGATGCAgaatcaacagcagcagcactgggAGATAGAAAGAAAGAGAATGGAGCAGCAGCATAGAGATGATGTAGCGAGGAGGAAGATGGAGCTCCACAGAGCTCGACGGGaagcagaaaatgcagaaatcttAAAGGCACAGTATGAAGGAGAGCTTAAAGCCAATAAGGAAACTTTGGAGGAGATGCTTGAAAGAGAGGCCAGAGAAAAAGTTGAATTAGAGGCAAAGTTTCAACAGAAGCTGGAAGCCAAGGAGAAAGCTTTGGAGGTGATGCATGAAAGACAGGCCAGAAGAAAAGCTGAAGATAGAAATCCAGTGATGGCCATCTTGGATAATGTAGCTGAACTATACAAGAATGTGGGAGAAGTTTTTGAGCACATTTTCAGCTAG